Within Palaemon carinicauda isolate YSFRI2023 chromosome 14, ASM3689809v2, whole genome shotgun sequence, the genomic segment TTAACCCGCTCttccacctcctccccctcctctcttGTCTCCCTCATGCCAGCCCCAATTCTCCTCAAAGCTAAAGTGTGAATTGATTtgtcaatgttttattttttattgtgaattattaatttgtatgcATTTGTAATATTAGGGGTTAAAATTATACTATTACAAACctttaagaattattttatatgTGTATTCATGTACATGTGGAACACATCAAGTGAATTTCTTTTATTTCGTATGGAAAATGTTGTTTTAGGATACGAGTATTTTAGGTTGCGAGCTCACTCCCAGAACGAATTAAACTCATAAATCGAGGTACTACTGTAATACTTTTTGGATCTGATGAATCATGAACTATCCCTGTCAActtgtcatttatttatatttactccaAATGTATGGTACTCTGTTGCAGAGGCCTGAAGTATGCCTCTGATATCATCGTGGCCACAAATCCTCCTAGGTTTCTAGCTTAAGTTGTGCACTTTGGGCCTGTCTTTTATATTGGATTATGACCTTGTGTCCAAATTGGTTCTGAATTCATTCTACGTGTAATAAATCACATTTTGATATTAGAgtatcttttttatcattaaatttctCTGAAAGGTTCACCCGTGCCTGTTTCTATCGGTTATCAGAAAATGGGTTTATAGATATAATGTTAATAGTTAAGTTACTAGTTAGTAGTAAGAGTTTGTCTGTGACATTTCACATCATTGAGTTAGAGTTTTGGTAGTCTGACCCCATCCCTAATGGTAGTCTAGCATGAAGTGTCTTGTTTCTTGAGTTTATTTCTTACTTTGACTAAAGGTACCCTTTTGAATCTAATCTTTGTTTTTTAGAAGtggtaaagaagaaataaaatttcaataatctATAATGCCAAAATACTAGACTATTTACGAGAATAAGTGGTACATAAGGTCTGTAATCACAATCTAGGCTATAAAGGGTTCAGGAGTGATTATCTAGTCAAGTAGAAAGCAGTGACGTTAACTGGTCTCTGGAGGTGGGAGATGGCCTCACTAGTTAAGGTTTATGGAAGCTTTCATTTAATTCTTTGGTATGTGAACAGTTTCACTACACCACCTTCTGCAGTACTGCCTACAGTATGCCTTAAACTGCAGCTGTTTGTAGCACCCGATAAGACCGCAGATGGAttactttctttcattatttttcctcTATTTATTGATCCTTGCCTACTGGGCTGTCCGGCTTCTTTTGCTGTGATTTTTAGCTTTTAAGTGGGAACTCATTATGTCAGGCCTCTAAGAACCTTTCAAGCGTGACTTTTCTCTCTGGACAATTAAAAGGATTAAAGCTGAAATTTCAGCATTGAACCAGTGGTTTTAAGAATGCAATGAAACGAATTAAGACAAATATATGACAAGTgatattttcataatcatattatATGACTTGCCAATCGTAAATCTGAAAATCAgtaattattacaaataaataattattgCGTGCTTCGTTTATAATACGGAATtgacatatttttcattttacattacaCTGATGGCTCATGGCTGAACACTCTTAGCATAGGAATATATCTACATATTATCTGCTAAATGATAATTTTAAGGAATGAGAGATAAGATTCTGTAGACTAAATTTTTTATTATACCTGGATAACTAGTTTTTAGAAATgtaattattattgcaattattatcactattagatCAATTCACATAAGCATACTTAGTTTACAATATCTCGAATCATCCTTACTGCATTCATACTTTTAAAGTGATCCAGTTTAGTTTTATCAAAACTTTAGGACGAAATTTTAGAAATTGTTACAATTTGGGAACTTGAATTCCTGTGTATTTGTTGATGGTATTTTGATAATCTGTATAGCAGGCAGACGGGACTTATCCATGAAATGAAAAGGGAAGATGGACTCTTTGGCTTATAAGTTCAAAATAATCTAGAGAACGAGGACTTCCTTGCCTTCAGGTTCAGCTTATTACAAATCCTTGGCGCAATCGACCTCCCAGTTGGATATATCTCCAGACTGGGGAGCACTACTCATGGTATCCAGCCAGAAGGCTTTGTCGTCTGTAAATATTCGGGTTGGCTTTGTGACTGGGATCTCTTGGTCCAGTGTTCCAGCATTGATCCAAATGGTGTTGGTTTCAATGTCGTACTTCATGAACACAGAACTCCCACAGGTGCTGCAGAAGGACCTCACTGCCTCCTTTGAGCTCCTGTAAGTCTTCATCGTTTCCTTTGCCTTCATCTGCAACTTCGCGTTTGGCACAGCCAAGAAGGTGCAGAAGTCAGCACCAATCAGCTTTCTGCACATGGAACAGTGACAGCGGATCCACTGGGCAGTTCCAGATGGGACTTCATATTGAATACCCTTGCAGAAGCAGGAGCCCTTGATGACAGGTGTTTCTGAACTCATGGCTTCCTATTCAGTCTGGAAATTGAATGCAGTGGTTAGTTTTAAAAAGGGACTATGCTAAGGGTTAGCTTACATTTATTGCTAGTTTGTTaattacaacagaaaaaaaaaacgatattgcCGATAATCATTATTGAAAATGCAATGATCAAATTCTTAGGAGATATAAAATAGTTTTCTTCCTGCACATATTTTACGAGACAAAGTAATACACGAAATCAATTTTATGTCAATtttaatgtttacaaaaaaaaaaaaaaaaaaaaaaaaaaaaaaaaattctcaaattataTAGCAGTAATTAAATATCTAGCAATTTCTACTTTTGGACCGTGATCGTAACATCCAAGTCATCCTATATAATTATTTAGTGAAGTGGACTATTTGGCAGTTTTAATAGGCAAGTTTTGTTGGACTTAAGTATATCCTTCTTGAATGGGAATTCAGTTCCtatttttataaagaaatgagTTTTGTACACTTaggacctcaaaaaaaaaaaaaaaaaaaacttatccaaaCCATTGCTTTGAACGTTAGGAATCTTCCGTAAGTATTAAGTTACACCGCATGCCCATTTCGAAAGTCTATCCTTAAGGTAGACCCACATCCAAGACAGGCGACGATTCATCTGTACCCTCTCAAgcatgtttttattcattttccatGTTTTCGTATATACACTAATTTAAAAAGgagaatgaaaagaaaacaacaacaCAGAAACGATGAAAATGTTTTATGCCAAATGAAGCCAAGTGAAAAGGTTGCATCTGGATGCTGGAAACATCCGAAACATGTGATTTTGTTAACGAATTATACTGAAACAAAATTTATGACTACTACTACAATGGTTAACGATAGTATACCTATTCGGGAAAAACAGAACAAGCAAGATTAATCGATACCCACATGTAACGTTAAAATAGTATTGTAAAGACATATTTATTGCTgtagaaattaattaaattttgtcTTCATTAATAACACTcctgataatacaaatataattacATTGATATTCCTAAGACGATCGTCAATAGACTTTCCAAAGCTAACTCTTTTCTCCTCGGATTTCAAaatcaaatatgtatttttctgtAACTCATATAAGTTGGTCATTAACGTAAGTGCGTACGTAACATGACATTAACAAGCAACTAGACATAACGCAAACGCTCGTTGAGGCTTTGGTTAGAAATATAGGAAGTTAGGCTGAGGGTTTGAGGGTTTTCACTCTTACTCTTTGTTGGTTTTGTAAACCAAGTAGGCACGCCTTTATTACCacactgcataatatatatatatatatatatatatatatatatatatatatgtgtgtgtgtgtgtgtgtgtgtgtgtgtgtgtgtatgaagttaGCAACCACAACCGTAAAAGTTAGCTTAAAACCGAAATTATGATGaatgaatgtgatatatatatatatatatatatatatatatatatatatatacaatatatatgtatatatatatacaatatatatatatatatatatatatatatatacacacatgtacacacacacacacacacacacacacatatatatatatatatatatatatatatatatatttatttatttatatacgtacttaggaatgacagtaagtgtttcctgtGGACAGAGGACCTAAATTATTAGAAGGatgaacatgggatggagagcttttggtaaacaaaatgagattatgaaatgtaaaatgcctaattctctagaaagaaaagtatttgataaaaTGTGTCCTGCTAGCATTAACT encodes:
- the LOC137653306 gene encoding uncharacterized protein; the protein is MSSETPVIKGSCFCKGIQYEVPSGTAQWIRCHCSMCRKLIGADFCTFLAVPNAKLQMKAKETMKTYRSSKEAVRSFCSTCGSSVFMKYDIETNTIWINAGTLDQEIPVTKPTRIFTDDKAFWLDTMSSAPQSGDISNWEVDCAKDL